A window of the Nisaea acidiphila genome harbors these coding sequences:
- a CDS encoding homoserine O-succinyltransferase encodes MPIRIPNDLPAFAALEAEGVMVMREADAVRQDIRPLQIGLLNLMPNKIRTETQIARLLGASPLQVELTLIKMTDHVPKNVPQEHMISFYEPWSDLRERKFDGLVVTGAPVERLPFEEVSYWSELCQIFDWTQTHVHSSFMICWGAQAALHHFHDVPKHELPKKAFGVYRHRNLAPASGYLRGFSDDFSIPVSRWTETRVADVPPSAGIRVLMDSPEMGPCLMEDRAKRSLYMFNHIEYDSDSLGEEYQRDVGRGMEPELPHSYFTDDDPTHPPLNRWRSHAHLLFANWINEIYQTTPFDVCDIGTPVDNRQAG; translated from the coding sequence ATGCCGATCAGGATCCCAAATGACCTTCCAGCCTTCGCCGCACTCGAGGCCGAGGGCGTCATGGTCATGCGCGAGGCGGATGCGGTCCGCCAGGACATCCGTCCGCTCCAGATCGGGCTGCTCAACCTGATGCCCAACAAGATCCGCACCGAGACCCAGATCGCGCGGCTGCTCGGCGCCAGTCCGTTGCAGGTCGAGCTGACGCTGATCAAGATGACAGACCATGTGCCGAAGAACGTGCCTCAGGAGCACATGATCTCCTTCTACGAACCGTGGAGCGACCTGCGCGAGCGGAAGTTCGACGGTCTCGTCGTCACCGGCGCGCCGGTCGAGCGGCTTCCCTTCGAGGAGGTTTCCTACTGGTCGGAGCTCTGCCAGATCTTCGACTGGACGCAGACGCATGTGCATTCCAGCTTCATGATCTGCTGGGGCGCGCAGGCGGCCCTGCACCATTTCCACGATGTGCCGAAGCACGAACTGCCGAAGAAGGCGTTCGGCGTCTACCGGCACCGGAACCTGGCGCCGGCCTCCGGCTATCTGCGGGGGTTCTCGGACGATTTCTCGATACCGGTCTCGCGCTGGACGGAAACGAGGGTCGCGGACGTCCCGCCCTCGGCCGGGATCCGGGTTCTGATGGACTCCCCGGAGATGGGGCCGTGCCTGATGGAGGACCGGGCCAAACGCTCCCTCTATATGTTCAATCACATCGAATACGACTCGGATTCCCTCGGCGAGGAATATCAGCGCGACGTGGGGCGCGGCATGGAACCCGAGCTGCCGCACAGCTACTTCACGGACGACGATCCGACCCATCCGCCGCTGAACAGGTGGCGTAGTCATGCCCATCTGCTCTTCGCCAACTGGATCAACGAGATCTACCAGACGACACCGTTCGACGTTTGCGATATCGGCACGCCGGTCGATAACCGGCAAGCGGGGTAG
- a CDS encoding SDR family NAD(P)-dependent oxidoreductase has translation MSEAKVALITGAARGIGLAAARKFLEEGWRVAMLDRDTETLRSAVEGLGQRNTVLPVFADVSQPDQVQRAVDETENAFGRLDALVNNAGVATFKPVLETTFEEWSEIMATNLSGPFLCTNAAVPAMLKSGGGAVVNIASISGLRASLLRVAYGTSKAAVLHLTKQQAAELGNLGVRVNAVAPGPVDTAMAKKVHTPDIRADYHDAIPLNRYGLEEELAEAIFFLCSDRASYINGQYLAVDGGFDATGIGLPSFRAEYRSRL, from the coding sequence ATGTCCGAAGCGAAGGTGGCCCTGATCACTGGTGCGGCACGGGGCATTGGCCTTGCCGCGGCGCGGAAATTTCTCGAGGAAGGCTGGCGCGTGGCCATGCTCGACCGGGATACGGAGACCTTGCGGAGTGCCGTAGAGGGGTTGGGACAGCGCAACACCGTGCTCCCCGTCTTCGCGGATGTCTCCCAGCCGGATCAGGTGCAGCGGGCGGTCGACGAGACCGAGAACGCCTTCGGCCGGCTCGACGCGCTGGTGAACAATGCCGGCGTCGCGACCTTCAAGCCGGTGCTCGAAACGACCTTCGAGGAATGGTCGGAAATCATGGCGACCAACCTCAGCGGGCCGTTCCTCTGCACCAATGCCGCGGTCCCGGCGATGCTGAAGAGCGGGGGCGGCGCGGTGGTGAACATCGCCTCGATCTCGGGCTTGCGCGCTAGTCTGCTGCGCGTCGCCTACGGCACCAGCAAGGCGGCGGTGCTGCACCTGACCAAGCAGCAGGCGGCCGAACTCGGCAATCTCGGCGTCCGCGTGAATGCCGTGGCTCCGGGGCCGGTGGATACCGCTATGGCGAAGAAGGTGCACACACCGGACATTCGCGCCGACTATCACGACGCCATCCCGCTGAACCGCTACGGACTTGAGGAGGAGCTGGCCGAGGCGATCTTCTTCCTCTGCAGCGACAGGGCGAGCTACATCAACGGCCAGTATCTGGCTGTCGACGGCGGCTTCGACGCGACGGGGATCGGGTTACCGAGTTTCAGGGCGGAGTATCGGTCGCGCCTCTAG
- a CDS encoding IclR family transcriptional regulator codes for MPLRTPEKAEPAPMEIADKDISLTFAKGMEVLEAFENAAAPLTIPDLARSTGINRSVTRRLVLTLVRLGYLTETGQRAYAPSPKVLRLASGYLKERQFGRTVQPVMAAFSKRLGDAISLAVRDGTEAIYVAYSPGDPALITSGFGIGSRLPLSATAIGRALLAFCEEDAAEEILAHAQPPFTQKTITDPEAIRAELAAIRERGYALVTGEYEPGVTSIAVPVLGAGAVAKAALGIVGPTARFEETGICDQKAATLRDCAETLESFV; via the coding sequence ATGCCCCTGCGAACGCCAGAGAAAGCCGAGCCGGCCCCCATGGAGATCGCCGACAAGGACATCTCGCTGACTTTCGCGAAAGGCATGGAAGTGCTGGAAGCGTTCGAGAATGCCGCCGCCCCGCTCACCATTCCGGATCTCGCCCGGAGCACCGGGATCAACCGCTCGGTCACACGTCGGCTGGTCCTGACGCTTGTGCGGCTCGGCTATCTGACGGAAACGGGCCAGCGGGCCTATGCGCCGAGCCCGAAGGTCCTCCGGCTCGCCAGCGGGTACCTGAAGGAGCGGCAGTTCGGACGCACCGTGCAGCCTGTCATGGCGGCCTTCTCGAAACGTCTCGGCGACGCGATCTCGCTCGCCGTCCGGGACGGTACGGAGGCGATCTATGTCGCCTATTCCCCCGGCGACCCGGCGCTCATCACCTCCGGCTTCGGCATCGGCTCCCGCCTGCCCCTGAGCGCGACCGCGATCGGGCGCGCGCTACTGGCCTTCTGCGAAGAGGATGCCGCCGAGGAGATCCTCGCGCACGCGCAGCCCCCCTTCACACAGAAGACAATCACCGACCCCGAGGCGATCCGGGCCGAACTCGCCGCGATCAGGGAGCGCGGATACGCCCTCGTTACCGGGGAATACGAGCCGGGTGTGACTTCCATCGCGGTTCCGGTGCTCGGCGCCGGTGCGGTCGCCAAAGCCGCCCTCGGCATCGTGGGCCCAACCGCGCGGTTCGAGGAGACCGGGATCTGCGACCAAAAGGCAGCGACGCTACGAGACTGTGCGGAAACGCTGGAGAGTTTCGTCTAG
- a CDS encoding 2Fe-2S iron-sulfur cluster-binding protein yields MGEKISVTFVKPGGTRETVEAETGESVMQAAVFNDVEGVEAECGGSCVCATCHVYLDEAAMKLAPAAEEDELAMLEDAAAEQRESSRLSCQIKLTPEMDGITVTIPETQY; encoded by the coding sequence GTGGGTGAGAAGATCTCCGTCACCTTTGTGAAGCCGGGCGGCACGCGGGAAACCGTCGAGGCCGAGACCGGTGAGTCCGTCATGCAGGCCGCCGTCTTCAACGATGTCGAGGGCGTCGAGGCCGAATGCGGCGGGAGCTGCGTCTGCGCCACCTGCCATGTTTATCTCGACGAGGCGGCGATGAAACTCGCGCCGGCGGCGGAGGAGGACGAACTGGCGATGCTTGAGGATGCGGCGGCGGAACAGCGCGAGAGCAGCCGGCTCTCCTGCCAGATAAAACTCACCCCCGAAATGGACGGTATCACCGTCACCATTCCGGAAACCCAATACTGA
- a CDS encoding aromatic ring-hydroxylating dioxygenase subunit alpha has protein sequence MMSQDKNDEITLVGADKPAGQVLRRYWMPAALAVELEEGPRPVVPVRLMGEDLVLFRREDDTLGLMSRFCPHRGVDLCYGRLEDGGIRCPFHGWHFGETGQCTEQPAEPDGSKMHERIRISSYPVVEKNGVIWTYMGPGEPPAFPALDCFRAPDSHVFAFKGLWECNWLQALEIGIDPAHASFLHRFLQDEDPAEGYGKQFRDKAAQSDMPMTKVLREFANPELKVEETDYGLRIIALRDLGNGQRHVRVTNQVFPCAITIPMSNEMTITQWHVPIDDTHCYWYSLFTSFGAPVDKKKMWEQRINEHRLPDFAPIRNKTNQYGYDPEEQKTLTYTGMGLDINVHDQWAVESMGAIQDRRHEHLASSDAAIVRYRRLLRSAIRSVKSGEGDLPLVLDEAAAEEVQGPISIDAIGPTEEWETVWTDRDAGRRASCSWDAALS, from the coding sequence ATGATGAGCCAGGACAAGAACGACGAGATCACGCTGGTCGGTGCCGACAAGCCGGCGGGGCAGGTGCTGCGCCGCTACTGGATGCCGGCCGCGCTCGCCGTGGAACTGGAGGAGGGGCCGCGTCCGGTGGTGCCCGTCCGCCTGATGGGCGAGGATCTGGTGCTGTTTCGGCGCGAGGATGACACTCTCGGCCTGATGAGCCGGTTCTGCCCGCATCGTGGCGTCGACCTCTGCTACGGGCGCCTCGAGGATGGCGGTATTCGCTGTCCGTTCCACGGCTGGCACTTCGGCGAGACCGGGCAATGCACCGAGCAGCCGGCAGAGCCCGACGGCTCGAAGATGCATGAGCGGATCAGGATCTCCAGCTATCCCGTGGTGGAGAAGAACGGCGTCATCTGGACCTATATGGGCCCGGGAGAGCCGCCGGCCTTCCCGGCGCTCGACTGTTTCCGCGCACCGGATAGCCATGTCTTCGCCTTCAAGGGCCTCTGGGAATGCAACTGGCTGCAGGCGCTGGAGATCGGCATCGACCCGGCGCACGCCTCCTTCCTGCACCGCTTCCTGCAGGACGAGGACCCGGCGGAAGGTTACGGCAAGCAGTTCCGCGACAAGGCGGCGCAAAGCGACATGCCGATGACCAAGGTGCTGCGTGAATTCGCCAATCCGGAACTGAAGGTGGAGGAGACCGACTACGGGCTCCGCATCATCGCGCTGCGCGATCTTGGTAACGGCCAGCGCCACGTCCGGGTGACGAACCAGGTCTTTCCCTGCGCCATCACCATCCCGATGTCGAACGAGATGACCATCACCCAGTGGCATGTGCCGATCGACGATACCCATTGTTACTGGTACTCGCTTTTCACCAGTTTCGGCGCGCCGGTCGACAAGAAGAAGATGTGGGAGCAGCGGATCAACGAGCACCGGTTGCCGGACTTTGCGCCGATCCGCAACAAGACGAACCAGTACGGCTACGACCCGGAGGAGCAGAAGACGCTGACCTATACGGGCATGGGGCTCGACATCAACGTGCACGACCAGTGGGCGGTCGAGTCCATGGGGGCGATCCAGGATCGGCGGCACGAACATCTGGCCTCTTCCGATGCCGCTATCGTGCGCTATCGGCGCCTGTTGCGCTCCGCGATCAGGAGCGTGAAATCGGGCGAGGGGGATCTGCCGCTCGTGCTCGACGAGGCCGCCGCCGAAGAGGTCCAGGGGCCGATCTCGATCGACGCCATCGGGCCGACGGAGGAATGGGAGACGGTCTGGACCGACCGCGATGCTGGCCGCCGGGCTTCCTGCAGCTGGGACGCGGCCCTCTCGTGA
- a CDS encoding glutamine synthetase family protein, producing the protein MTVSGEKQAVIDAVLKRVAEEGLEVVRVSFADQHGILRGKTIMADALESAFRSGIAMTSTLLLKDTSHRTVFPVWQEDAGFGAGRLTGAGDVLMHPDPATFRVLPWSPHSGWMQADLTDTDGKPLEVCSRGILRRAVEKLNAQGYDLVTGLEVEFHVLRVTDPKLGHEDTGQPETPPKTELLAHGYQYLTEDRYDRLEDVFDLVRRNAVVLGLPVRSFETEFGPSQCEVTFHPASAMEHADNMVLFRSMVKQVCRREGLHATFMCRPKFKDAMASGWHLHQSLVDLESGDNLMVPEKGEALSKLGRSWVAGLLDHAAESCLLSTPTVNGYKRYRPFTLAPDRVQWGRDNKGAMIRALARPGDGASRIENRIGEPAANPYLYIASQVLAGLDGIERGLEAPAPVERPYESDAARLPASLDRALQLFRESAFFRDALGDAYVDYYARIKQAEWDRYAQAVSEWEEREYFSLF; encoded by the coding sequence GTGACCGTGTCAGGAGAAAAGCAGGCTGTCATCGACGCGGTCCTGAAGAGGGTCGCGGAAGAGGGACTGGAGGTCGTGCGGGTTTCCTTTGCCGACCAGCACGGCATCCTGCGCGGCAAGACGATCATGGCGGACGCGCTGGAGAGCGCCTTCCGCTCCGGCATCGCCATGACCTCGACCCTGCTGTTGAAGGATACATCGCACCGCACGGTCTTCCCGGTCTGGCAGGAGGATGCGGGCTTCGGTGCCGGGCGCCTGACCGGTGCCGGCGATGTGCTGATGCACCCCGACCCCGCGACATTCAGGGTCCTGCCATGGTCACCGCACTCGGGCTGGATGCAGGCCGATCTGACCGACACAGATGGCAAGCCGCTTGAGGTCTGCTCCCGGGGCATTCTCCGCCGCGCGGTGGAGAAGCTGAACGCTCAGGGCTACGATCTCGTCACCGGGCTTGAGGTCGAGTTCCATGTGCTGCGCGTGACCGATCCGAAGCTCGGCCATGAGGATACCGGCCAGCCGGAGACGCCCCCGAAAACGGAACTGCTCGCGCATGGTTATCAGTACCTGACTGAGGACCGCTACGACCGCCTGGAGGACGTCTTTGATCTCGTTCGCCGTAATGCGGTCGTGCTCGGCCTGCCGGTGCGCTCCTTCGAGACCGAGTTCGGGCCGAGCCAGTGCGAAGTCACCTTCCATCCGGCCTCCGCGATGGAGCATGCCGACAACATGGTGCTGTTCCGCTCCATGGTAAAACAGGTCTGCCGCCGCGAGGGCCTGCACGCGACCTTCATGTGCCGGCCGAAATTCAAGGATGCGATGGCGAGCGGCTGGCACCTGCACCAGTCGCTGGTCGATCTCGAGAGCGGCGACAATCTGATGGTGCCGGAGAAGGGCGAGGCGCTCTCCAAACTCGGCCGGAGCTGGGTCGCCGGGCTGCTCGACCATGCCGCCGAGAGCTGCCTGCTCTCGACCCCGACGGTGAACGGCTACAAGCGCTACCGTCCCTTCACCCTCGCGCCCGACCGGGTGCAGTGGGGGCGGGACAATAAGGGGGCGATGATCCGAGCACTCGCCCGGCCGGGCGATGGCGCCAGCCGGATCGAGAACCGTATCGGCGAGCCGGCGGCCAACCCCTATCTCTACATCGCTTCCCAGGTCCTTGCCGGTCTCGACGGGATCGAGCGCGGTCTCGAGGCGCCGGCGCCGGTCGAGCGGCCCTATGAGAGCGATGCGGCTCGATTGCCGGCCAGTCTCGACCGGGCGCTCCAGCTGTTCCGGGAAAGCGCATTCTTCCGTGATGCGCTCGGCGACGCCTATGTCGATTACTACGCCCGCATCAAGCAGGCTGAATGGGACCGCTATGCACAGGCGGTCTCCGAGTGGGAAGAGCGGGAGTATTTCTCGCTCTTCTGA
- a CDS encoding helix-turn-helix domain-containing protein, whose amino-acid sequence MKQIVPLQDVSFLQYERMVVDHWQVEAKIGACGEYFSPDPRFVVFFDGAAIMLDRGEGKDRISCSACFVPAGMLLCGSLATAGYLEHIDIHVEEGQLRRIVGPSIELGAPRFLSGSVELQNLASLLADECRMKSRPAGYGEALAAGVIHEIFHLGDKVRSLDAAPAWLDEVMAHVAESLDRRLTMEELAGVAGMSRSQFYRCFREAAGQPPHQWVMCARIQHAQRLLSEGALLSQVAHDTGFADQAHFSRCFRRATGLPPGQWVKRHNSSKREANVQDKVPA is encoded by the coding sequence GTGAAGCAGATCGTCCCGCTTCAGGATGTCAGTTTCCTGCAGTATGAGCGGATGGTCGTCGATCACTGGCAGGTCGAGGCGAAAATCGGGGCGTGCGGCGAGTATTTCTCTCCCGACCCGCGCTTCGTCGTTTTCTTCGACGGGGCGGCGATCATGCTCGATCGGGGAGAGGGCAAGGATCGCATATCCTGCAGCGCCTGCTTCGTGCCGGCAGGGATGTTGCTCTGCGGGTCGCTCGCGACGGCGGGATATCTGGAACATATCGATATCCATGTCGAAGAGGGGCAGCTTCGCCGCATCGTCGGACCGTCCATCGAACTCGGCGCACCGCGTTTTCTTTCCGGCAGTGTTGAGTTGCAGAATCTCGCGTCGCTTCTGGCAGACGAGTGCCGGATGAAAAGCAGACCGGCCGGATACGGAGAGGCGCTCGCCGCAGGTGTGATCCACGAAATCTTCCATCTCGGCGACAAGGTCCGCTCGCTGGATGCGGCACCTGCGTGGCTCGACGAGGTCATGGCGCATGTCGCAGAGTCTCTCGACCGGCGCCTGACCATGGAGGAACTGGCTGGAGTTGCCGGCATGTCGCGCTCGCAATTCTACCGGTGCTTCCGCGAGGCGGCCGGGCAGCCGCCGCATCAATGGGTCATGTGCGCCCGGATCCAGCATGCTCAGCGTCTGTTGAGTGAGGGCGCGCTGCTCTCCCAGGTCGCCCACGATACCGGCTTTGCCGACCAGGCCCATTTCAGCCGCTGCTTCCGCCGCGCCACGGGGTTGCCGCCCGGACAATGGGTCAAGCGACACAATTCTTCAAAGCGTGAGGCAAACGTTCAAGACAAGGTTCCCGCCTGA